Proteins encoded in a region of the Phoenix dactylifera cultivar Barhee BC4 chromosome 3, palm_55x_up_171113_PBpolish2nd_filt_p, whole genome shotgun sequence genome:
- the LOC103702819 gene encoding protein CANDIDATE G-PROTEIN COUPLED RECEPTOR 7: MGKPSLLPLLILFSLISSSMAEIKTLKITADTRPIILFEKFGFTPRGFVTITVSDVSFTSSLASPDPLLFGFFLLSDESLIQATYESQQRQQQQQNPNPNPNSNPKCVLSSPYVRLLFKFDQLTGPNHNFYNRSFHITHPDEYSLFFANCNPESQVSMAVRTEMYNARPDGSRDYLSVGQSRVPTLYFFFALAYVAFLAVWIYFCLVKNRLSSHGIHHLMAGLLLTKALNLLFAAEDQHYVRVSGTPHGWDVLFYLFQFLRGVLLFTVIVLIGTGWSFLKPFLQEKEKKVLMVVIPLQVIANIASIVIGETGPFIQDWVTWNQVFLLIDIICCCAVLFPIVWSIRSLRETSKTDGKAARNLAKLTLFRQFYLVVIGYLYFTRIVVYALKTIASYKYRWVSVAAEETASLAFYIFMFYMFRPVERNQYFVLDDEEEEAAQAALREEEFEL, encoded by the coding sequence ATGGGTAAgccttctctcctccctctcctcatcCTTTTCTCCCTGATCTCGTCGTCCATGGCGGAGATCAAAACACTAAAAATCACCGCCGACACCCGTCCTATCATCCTCTTCGAAAAGTTCGGCTTCACCCCCAGGGGTTTCGTCACCATTACCGTTTCCGACGTCTCCTTCACCTCCTCCCTCGCCTCCCCTGACCCCTTGCTCTTtggcttcttcctcctctccgacgagAGCCTTATCCAGGCCACCTACGAATCCCAgcagcggcagcagcagcagcaaaaccctaaccctaaccctaattccAACCCCAAATGCGTCCTCTCCAGCCCCTACGTCCGCCTTCTCTTCAAATTCGACCAGCTCACTGGCCCCAACCACAATTTCTACAACCGTTCCTTCCACATAACCCATCCTGATGAGTACAGCCTCTTCTTCGCCAACTGCAACCCTGAGTCCCAGGTTTCCATGGCCGTCCGTACCGAGATGTACAACGCTCGCCCCGACGGCTCCCGCGACTACCTCTCGGTCGGCCAGTCCCGGGTCCCCACCCTCTACTTCTTCTTCGCCCTCGCCTACGTTGCCTTCCTCGCCGTCTGGATCTACTTCTGTCTCGTCAAGAACCGCCTCTCCTCCCACGGGATCCACCACCTCATGGCCGGCCTCCTCCTCACCAAAGCCCTCAACCTCCTCTTCGCCGCCGAGGACCAGCACTACGTCCGCGTCTCGGGCACCCCCCACGGCTGGGATGTCCTCTTCTACCTCTTCCAGTTCCTTAGAGGTGTCCTCTTGTTCACCGTCATCGTCCTTATTGGCACCGGTTGGTCCTTCCTCAAGCCCTTCCtccaggagaaggagaagaaggtccTCATGGTCGTGATCCCGCTCCAGGTGATCGCTAACATTGCTTCGATTGTCATTGGCGAGACTGGGCCCTTCATCCAGGACTGGGTCACCTGGAACCAGGTCTTCCTCCTCATCGACATCATCTGCTGCTGCGCCGTGCTCTTCCCGATCGTCTGGTCGATCCGCTCTCTCCGTGAGACCTCCAAGACTGATGGGAAGGCCGCCAGAAATCTCGCCAAGCTCACTCTTTTCCGGCAGTTCTACCTTGTTGTTATCGGGTACCTGTACTTCACGAGGATCGTCGTGTATGCACTCAAGACGATCGCGTCATACAAGTACCGGTGGGTGAGCGTGGCGGCAGAGGAGACAGCTAGCCTTGCTTTCTATATCTTTATGTTTTATATGTTTAGGCCGGTGGAAAGGAACCAGTACTTTGTGCTCGATGATGAAGAGGAAGAGGCAGCACAGGCAGCGCTCCGGGAGGAAGAGTTCGAGCTCTGA